GCGTGCGGCTCGTTGGTCGTGCCCAGGTCGATGCGGCCGGGCGCGATGTCGATCCCGCTGCCGTGCATATTGTGGCACATGGCGCAGGAGTTCAGCACCGGGTCGCCGAAGCCCATCGAGTTGATGCCGGCCGAGCCCTTGATCAGGAAGTTTCGCTTGCTGAACAGTTCGGCGCCGCGCGCCACCGATTCGCGAAACGCCTGTTGTTCGAGGTTCGCCGACGGCGCCGCCTTGCCCGCCTTCCAGGCCAGGAATTCGCGCCAGATCGGATTGGCGCCCGACTGCAGTTCGCCGCCCTGGCCCTCCTCGATGTGCTGCGGGCCGCCGCGCGCGCCGGCGTCGGCCAGGCTGCCGCCCCAGGCATCGTGGCTCTGGGCCGACGAGATCTGCGATTCGAAGGCCAGGATCTGCGCCACCTGTTCCGGCGTCGGGTCGCCCTGCATCTGCAGGTGGGTGCGCATCGCGTCGATCGCCTGGTCGGTCAGTGTCAATACGCGGGTGTCGGCCATCAGCGCTTCGCTGACGTATTGGCCGGTGCGCGGGTCGCGTTGCAGCGGCAGCCCGCTCTTGGGATCGAACGAGAAGCCCACCGCGGTGATGTATTTCAGGTTGGCCACCGGACGGGGACGGCGATACACCGAGATGGTCGGCGCGGCGCTCGCGAGGCCATATTCGGGGCTGGTGTTGCAGCCGGTCGGGTCGCGCACGACTTCGATGGTGAACTCGGGCTTGACCTCGTTGCCGGCGGCGTCGCGCGGCGGCCAAACGCGCGGGATGCGGAACAGCCCGCGCTCGAGCACCAGCGAGTGCGAGGCCCGTTCCTTCATCGGCAGATTGGGGCAGTTGGCGCCGTCCGACGGCGCGAAGATCGGGTCGCGCTCGCCCAGCAGCGCCCAGCGCTCGTTGATGGTCTTGAGCGACAGGCTCATGCCGTCCGAAGGCTGGTGGCAGCTGATGCAGGCGCGCCCGTTGCCGCCGAGGGCCGTGAAGAACGGATGGCCAACGGTGGCGGTGCTGCCGGCGGCATTGAGCGTGGTGAGCTTGCCGTATTCGTTGGCGAAGGTCTGTTCGCGCGGGAAGTCGCGCTTGTCGCCCGGCTCCCACCAGCGCGGGATGGCATTGTCGTAGGTGGCGAGGCCGTTGGCGGCCAGGGTCACGCCCAGGACCGCAAGGGCGCCGCCGGTAAGGCGGATCAGTGTCTTTTTCATGGCGTCAGGCAGGTGGGGCGGCGCGCGCGATTGCGCGGCGGCCGCCGTTCAACATCATAGCGTGGCATAGCGCGTGCGGGGCAGGCAAGCCTGCCCGGGCGTCCAGGCCGTCGTGTGGATGCGACGCAAACATGGCAATGTGCCTACTGCTGGCGATTACGTTCGATGCCGACGGCCAGGCCGCCCCAATGGTCCTCGAACAGCGACGCGTCCATACGCCGCACGTCGCGCATGATGGGCTTGAAGCCCATGTGCGCCAGCACGTCGCGTTCCAGGTCGATGCCGGGCGCGATCTCGGTCAGTTCCAGACCCTCGACCGTCAGGCGCAGTACCGCGCGTTCGGTCACGAACAGTACTTCCTGGCCGCGTTCGGCGGCGTCCAGGCCATTGAAGGTAATCTGCTCGACCGCCTCGATGAACTTCTGCACCTTGCCCTCTTGCTTGATGTGCAGGCGGCCGCCACCGACGTCGACCTCGAGGCCGCCGGCGGTAAAGGTGCCGCAGTACACCAGTTTCCTGGTCGAGCGGGTGATGTTGACGAAACCGCCACAGCCGACCGGGCGCCCGTTGAACTTGCTGACGTTGACGTTGCCGTGGTTGTCGGTCTGGGCCAGGCCCAGGAAGCTGGCGTCCAGCCCGCCGCCGTCGTAGAAGTCGAATTGCGCGCCCTGCTCGATAATCGATTCGGCATTATAGGCCAGCGCGAAGTCGCCGCCCTGGGCCGGGATGCCGCCGTTCACGCCGCTCTCGATCGACAGGGTGAGCAGGTCGGCCACGCCTTCCTCGGCGGCGATCGAGGGGATGCCGGCCGGGATGCCGATGCCGAGATTGGTCACGGCGCCCTGGCGCAGCTCGAGCGCGGCGCGGCGTGCGATCACCTTGCGCTCGTCAAGTGGCATCGGCGCCAGCGAGTTGACCGGCACCTTCGCATGGCCGCACAGGGCCGGGTTGTACTGGGTGGTGATCGACTGCATGTGGTTTTCGGGCTGGCCGAGCACGACGTAGTCGACCACCAGGCCCGGGATCTTGACCGCTTTCGGATGCAGGCTGCCGGCCTGCACCACGCGCTCGACCTGGGCGATGACGATGCCTCCGCAGGCCTTCGCCGCCTGGGCCAGGGCCAGCTGCTCGAGTAGCACGCCTTCCTTGTCGAGCGTGATATTGCCGTTTTCATCAGCCTCGGTGCCGCGGATGATGGCCACGTCGATGTGCGGACGCGGATAGAACAGCCATTCCTCGCCTGCGAATTCGACCAGCTTGACCAGGTCTTCGCGCGCGCTGGCATTGAGCTTGCCGCCTTCCAGGCGCGGGTCGACGAAGGTGCCCAGGCCGACCTTGGTCAGCAGGCCCGGGGTGCGCGCCGCGATGTGGCGGGTCAGGTGCGACAGCGAACCTTGCGGGAAGTTATAGGCCTCGACCTGGTCGTCGAAGATCATCTTCATCAATTCCTTGCCGGTCTGGCCGAAGTGGCCGGCCACGGTGCGCCGGATCATGCCGGGATGGGCGAAATGGACCATGCCGCCGTCGCGGCTGTTGCCGATGGCGCCGCAGGCCCAGGTGGTGAGGTCGCGCGGGTGGCCTTCGGCCAGGAAGCGGCGCTCGATGCCTTTCAGGACTTCCTCCGGCAGGCTGATCATGGCCAGCCCACCGAGGAAGATCGTCGCTTCGTCCTTGATCAGGCTGCCCGCCTGGTCGGCACTGATGATCTGCATGCTCGTCTCCATCAAAAAATAGTTATAGATAATAATCGTACTTTAGTATAACTATGTTGTCCGGCCCGTTCAAGCGCCGTCGCAGCCAGTGGAGAAAGCCGGGAATCGCGCTTGCACGTAGGGACATTTCGTTATAAGATATAACCATTATGATAAATTACGAAATCGACAGCGCGGCTTCCCGCCAGCGCGCAGACACCATGACCGAACTCCGGAATCCCCCATTGCTGAAGATCGAGATGGTCGGCGCAGTCGCGCGCATCACGATCTGCCGCGCGGCCAAGCGCAACGCCTTGAGCGACCTGCTGGTGGCCGAGCTGCGTGACTGTTTCGACAACCTTCCTCCCGAGGCGCGCGCCGCCGTGCTGTGCGGCGAGGGCAGCGCCTTCTGCGCCGGCCTCGACCTGTCCGAAGTACGCGAAAACAACACCACCGAAGCCGTGCTGCACTCGCGCATGTGGCATGCCGCCTTCGAGCGCATCGCCTTCGGCCGGGTGCCGGTGGTGGTGGTGCTGCACGGGGCGGTCGTCGGCGGCGGCCTGGAACTGGCCAGCGCCTGCCACATCCGGGTGGCCGAGGAATCTGCCTTTTACGCGCTGCCCGAAGGCTCGCGCGGCCTGTTCGTCGGCGGCGGCGGTTCGGCGCGCATCTCGCGCCTGATCGGTGTCGCTGCGATGACCGACATGATGCTGACCGGGCGCGTGCTGTCGGCGCAGGAAGGCCATGCGGCCGGCGTCAGCCAGTACCTGGTGGGCGAGGGCGAGGGCATGGAAAAGGCCATGGGCCTGGCGGCGCGCATTGCCGGCAACGCCCCGATGACCAATTATGGCGTGATGCACGTGCTGCCGCGGATCGCCGACCAGTCGGTCCAGGATGGCATGATGACGGAAGCACTGATGGCGGCGGTCGCGGCGAGCGATCCCGATACGCGCGGACGGCTGTCGGCCTTCCTGGACGCCAAGGCCAACAAGGTCCGCGCGGCAGGCTGATACGCCGACCGCGGCCCGGACTCAAATGCGAACAACAGCATGTGGCAGCGGAATGAATGAACCAATGGAGACAAGAATGGAAGCAAACGTGCGTTACCGTCCGGTGGCATTCGGCGACGACAAGGTAGCGGTGCGCCAGCGGGACGGGGCGACCTATGTGACGGCGCTGGCGCCGTTGGGCGACTATGCGGTGCGCTCGGTCGACCGCCTGCGCCATTGGGCGGCCATCGCCCCCGACCGCACCTTCATCGCACGCCGCGAGGAAGGCGGAGCATGGCGCCGCATCAGCTATGCCCAGGCGCTGCACGCCGCGCGCGCCATCGGCCAGGCGCTGCTGGCGCGTGGCCTCGGTCCCGACCGGCCGGTGATGATCCTGTCCGGGAACGATCTGGAACACGCGCTGCTGGGCCTGGCCTGCCAGTACGTCGGCGTGCCGTATGCCCCGATCTCGCCCGCCTATTCGCTGGTCTCGAAGGACTACGACAAGCTGCGCCACATCGTCCGGCTGCTCGGGCCGGGCCTGGTGTTCGTGGCCGACGGCAAGGCCTTCGGGCCGGCAATGGCGGCCGTCTGTGGCCCCGAGGTCGAATTCGTCGTCACCCGCGGCATCCCGGCCGAGCGCGAGGCGACCTTATTCGCGACGCTTGAACAGACCGTGCCGACCGATGCAGTCGATGCTGCAATGGAGGCAACCGGCCCTGACACGATCGCCAAGTTCCTGTTCACGTCCGGCTCGACCAAGCTGCCCAAGGCGGTGATCAATACCCAGCGCATGTTGTGCGCCAATATGCAGATGCTGCAGCAGGTCTGGCCCTTCCTGCTGGAGGAGCCGCCGGTGCTGCTCGACTGGCTTCCATGGAACCATACTTTTGGGGGCAACAAGGATTTCAATATGGTGCTGTTCAACGGCGGCACCCTGTACATCGACGACGGCAAGCCGACCCCGCAGGGCATCGCGACCACGATCGCCAACCTGCGCGAGATCGCGCCGACCGTCTACTTCAACGTGCCCAAGGGGTGGGACGACCTGGCCCAGGCGCTGGAGCAGGACATCGCATTGCGCGACAACTTCTACAGCCGCCTCAAGCTGCAGTTCTACGCCGGCGCCGCGCTGGCCCAGCCGGTCTGGGACAAGCTGCACGCCAGCGCCGAAGCGGCCTGCGGCGAGCGGATCCGCATGACCACCGGCCTGGGCATGACCGAGACCGCGCCGTGCGCGCTGTTCGCGATGCGCGAAGACGTGCATGCGGGCGAACTGGGCGTGCCCAGCCCGGGAATGGAAGTCAAGCTGGTGGCCTGCGGCGACAAGATCGAGGTGCGCTACCGCGGCCCGAGCGTCACGCCCGGCTACTGGAAGTCTCCCGAAGAAACCGCGTCGATGTTCGACGAGGAAGGGTTCTTCTGCTCGGGCGACGCCGTCAAGTGGCTCGATGAAACCCAACCGCACCTGGGCTTCGTGTTCGACGGCCGGGTGGCCGAGGACTTCAAGCTGTACACCGGCACCTGGGTCAGCGTCGGCCCGCTGCGTGGCCGCGTGATGCACGAAGGCGCGCCGTACGTTCAGGACGTGGTGATCACTGGGCACGACCGCGCCGACATCGGCCTGTTGATCATCCCGAACCTGGCCCAGTGCCGCGTGCTGGCCGGCCTGCCGCCTGCGAGTCCGGCGGCCGAGGTGCTGCAGGCAGCCGCGGTGCGCGGCTATTTCCAGGACCTGGTCGACCGCCTGTGGCGCCAGGGCAGCGGCAGCGCGACCCGGGTCGTGCGCGCCCTGCTGCTGGCCGAGCCACCGTCGATCGA
This portion of the Telluria beijingensis genome encodes:
- a CDS encoding acyl CoA:acetate/3-ketoacid CoA transferase is translated as MQIISADQAGSLIKDEATIFLGGLAMISLPEEVLKGIERRFLAEGHPRDLTTWACGAIGNSRDGGMVHFAHPGMIRRTVAGHFGQTGKELMKMIFDDQVEAYNFPQGSLSHLTRHIAARTPGLLTKVGLGTFVDPRLEGGKLNASAREDLVKLVEFAGEEWLFYPRPHIDVAIIRGTEADENGNITLDKEGVLLEQLALAQAAKACGGIVIAQVERVVQAGSLHPKAVKIPGLVVDYVVLGQPENHMQSITTQYNPALCGHAKVPVNSLAPMPLDERKVIARRAALELRQGAVTNLGIGIPAGIPSIAAEEGVADLLTLSIESGVNGGIPAQGGDFALAYNAESIIEQGAQFDFYDGGGLDASFLGLAQTDNHGNVNVSKFNGRPVGCGGFVNITRSTRKLVYCGTFTAGGLEVDVGGGRLHIKQEGKVQKFIEAVEQITFNGLDAAERGQEVLFVTERAVLRLTVEGLELTEIAPGIDLERDVLAHMGFKPIMRDVRRMDASLFEDHWGGLAVGIERNRQQ
- a CDS encoding crotonase/enoyl-CoA hydratase family protein yields the protein MTELRNPPLLKIEMVGAVARITICRAAKRNALSDLLVAELRDCFDNLPPEARAAVLCGEGSAFCAGLDLSEVRENNTTEAVLHSRMWHAAFERIAFGRVPVVVVLHGAVVGGGLELASACHIRVAEESAFYALPEGSRGLFVGGGGSARISRLIGVAAMTDMMLTGRVLSAQEGHAAGVSQYLVGEGEGMEKAMGLAARIAGNAPMTNYGVMHVLPRIADQSVQDGMMTEALMAAVAASDPDTRGRLSAFLDAKANKVRAAG
- a CDS encoding feruloyl-CoA synthase encodes the protein MEANVRYRPVAFGDDKVAVRQRDGATYVTALAPLGDYAVRSVDRLRHWAAIAPDRTFIARREEGGAWRRISYAQALHAARAIGQALLARGLGPDRPVMILSGNDLEHALLGLACQYVGVPYAPISPAYSLVSKDYDKLRHIVRLLGPGLVFVADGKAFGPAMAAVCGPEVEFVVTRGIPAEREATLFATLEQTVPTDAVDAAMEATGPDTIAKFLFTSGSTKLPKAVINTQRMLCANMQMLQQVWPFLLEEPPVLLDWLPWNHTFGGNKDFNMVLFNGGTLYIDDGKPTPQGIATTIANLREIAPTVYFNVPKGWDDLAQALEQDIALRDNFYSRLKLQFYAGAALAQPVWDKLHASAEAACGERIRMTTGLGMTETAPCALFAMREDVHAGELGVPSPGMEVKLVACGDKIEVRYRGPSVTPGYWKSPEETASMFDEEGFFCSGDAVKWLDETQPHLGFVFDGRVAEDFKLYTGTWVSVGPLRGRVMHEGAPYVQDVVITGHDRADIGLLIIPNLAQCRVLAGLPPASPAAEVLQAAAVRGYFQDLVDRLWRQGSGSATRVVRALLLAEPPSIDRGEITDKGSINQRAVLSHRAHLVELLYAGHDSAIFHAKTD